tacgaactgtatgtaaaaaaaaaaatgttgaccgAGTGATGGTCTGGTAGTCATAGTCTTTGtccctggtagaccgaattttggtttcttgcccctggtagaccgaatttgcgctttgcccccgGTAGACCAAATTTGCGCTCTgctcctggtaggcagacccgccttctgctatagaccctactcacctacgtcacaaaatgagcgtgtcgctgtttccggccgccatactgtacctctttttcagacctattctcattgttttcaattagtcgagcaagttatagagcaattcatggaagccccggtgttatctgacactgtaaactcattggatccgttgcataaaaggcgttacgtggaaaagcttcagtttatccattcgccagatttgtatttgatgcctaaattgatgtttttcgacccgctggcttcgcctgacatctgatatcctgatatttacaactatcttgtccacacaaaatcagcctattctcacgaaagtttgaaaaactttaagagcttggaggcttataaatgctacgttgctggttgggtgaaacacgacctcgtacacgaaaattcggcaggaatcttgtgctcggaaggtgagttacgaaattttcaattcaaaatcttttgttcttggtaacatccactgtcaagtctaatgtatttcatgtaatttgtcaatggagctagggcttttaatgtttatatggtttagcgatagcactcactacatacatacgtgtatgttgtcggcaattagcctagcaatgatcttaattgtggttgtcagcccaaaaccctctaaatatatattaaatgcatcttaccagatataaaatgactactacataatctgtggtagtcgtttggagcccagttttctcgtcgaattgcagcagtcaatcgcggcctcctcttcgggtctctcggaatacggtaaaaatgaaagtctctccgtctatcttctctgtttttgcaaccgaccgccacacacgacttcaccattttgagtattaatgttgacgagcagtaaaacgtgcaataataggaggaatttacgaagcgctaatgcatttctatgacgagtatccggacaacatggcgcgggggcgtggctgtgacgtcacgtgagtagggtctatagccgaAGCTGGTTTCTTGCCAGCCGGCCATTCTTCCTTCCTCCCCAGTGGCAGCCTTCGGTATGGCTCTCCCTGGCGGGTAGAAGGCAGTCGGATACTCTCTCTCCCTGGTGGGTAGAAGCCAGCCGGCCTTCttctcttccttcaacctcggcCATTCTTCCTTCCTCCCTGAAGACGGCGGTGGCGGCGGCCTTCGATATGGCTCTCCCTGGCGGGTAAAAGCCAGCCGGCCTTCTTCCCCTTGACGAGGCAAGGCTTTTCTTCTCCTGCCCGTGTTGCTGACTGAGTTGAACCGGAGAAGAGAGCGCACTCGGCTCGGGTcggctaaccctaacccctggtAGCCTGGATAGGCCTGGGGGTCCGGCCGGCCAGTAACAAAAGCTTGCATTGAGGGCTGACTTTCAATAGATCACAGCGAGGGAACTGCTCTGAAACTCTGAACCAGATCATGATCAGACCATGACCCTTCTCCCTTTCCCTGCTCTCTGTCTCTCAAACATctcttgcgtcattcaaccgAGCTACAAACACACGCCTTTACACcctcagtaacggcgttgcaaaggtgGTAAAAGTAATGTATTAgtttactcactactgacaaaaataactcTATATtcgaacgccgttattaacaacactgcttatatggacttacgatcgGCCACCTTGTTGTCTTCTGTCgtattccaaaattacaactgggtgaccgcgcttcaggtgttcattcatgGCCGACGTGCTGGCAAGCTTGCATTGAAAGGACTGCTCACaccgtgtaccctcctttgtttagtTTAAATAAGTCCACGCTTTTGCCACTCTGGTGTGCTCTTTTGcctttgtgctgctttccccgcttgcatactttccacacatatattttttaacccttcattaaccgtcgacgggatgttgtgctcgtcgatgcGTTTAATCATTGATGTCGTCGATTAGTTGGGACAGGTCAAGTAATAATAGAAAAActttaaaactttatttgatggcggcgtcataagactgccgtaagactgtcataagtgtgtcatgaccctatcatgggcattaattaatgcatatgacagatgtcattaagtgtcatttggcaaattatgtcactaactacatttatgtccagctctgattctttacatccattcaaaagagcGATAATCTGCCGgataacacaaaatgatatctgtcataagcattgactcctgctcatgacagtgtcataattatgatggtcttatgacagtcttacggcaccactgtcaaatcaagtgttaccaaataccataactagcaattaatgaaacaattggaacagtaactgaagaaataattagctcagaacatgaattttgattgtcatttagTACATCTGTAGAGCTTCAGTGTGTCCTCGGCatcttggacgacaacagtgttgacagcaggggacagcagaagttgactgtctccctcaaggtagcagtgatggctaaatgagGCTTCGTGAAGCAGTGAAGCTTTGAGTCAGATTTAGTggttggtggcttatagtcaggtccaaaaattacggcaaTTGGGTGATGAGTCGAAtcatttagaaatattttgtaaACATACTAACAAGGACACTTACATACACAGGCATAGTGCAATGACAATAGAAAATATTTGATCATAATAAAATGCTTATATTCAACCAATAAACATTAGACAAGCACGTTATTGACTTTACCAGTGATTCATTGCTTCCAACTGAAAGGTTAGCTCCACGCACAACACTGCAGTCACCCAGTTTTGTTTTTCCGCGTATGCGCCATTAAAGGATCAATTAGTTTTCCCCGAGACCAACGTGACGTTGTTGCATTTCATTTTAATCGTAACCGTAAACTTAAATTAGTGCACAGAAAAGATTCCTAGTCGTCGAAAAGAGTTGTATTTAAtcatccacaaaaaaaaatcgtcAGAATTTGGTGGTTACAGATACAAATGCCTAAATACAAACACGAATGCGTAAATAtgaggacaatttttttttatatacgaaCACGAATGCAAGTATGAATGTTTTAGCTTCAATAATGCTTGCAATACACTGTTTTCATGACGTTCTCATAAGAGGACTATGGTTCTTCACACGATTCGTATTCAAAACATTTCAACCGAAATTGCACTAATAGCTATTTTGGGCCGATAGTTTTCGCCGCCGAATTTTCGGACACATCTCTATGGGAAACAATGTCTCTGGCGCCTCAAAAttaaaacgctttttttttggataaatactttttaaaactgCACCATGCACTGAATCCAAGAAaccgcaagggatcactgtacttgttTCAGACGCGGTGGTAGTCCATAAAATATATCAATGGTTTTCCTGTGTTGGCAGGTTTCAGAGGATATCTTGCTGGGCGGCAGGAGCTAGAATCTCCTGGCGTTAAAGAGGATGTTgagctcccccaaatcaaagaggaggaggagcccGAGCCCTGTCAAGAGAAgcaacttccaatcaaaaaggaggagaaAGAGCTGCCATGCTTTAAAGAGGAGGTAGAGGAGGATCATATCACTAGGTCAAAtggtgagcccttgaagagTGAAGATGGTGCGAGTGAGGCTGGCAGAGGGGTGGTCCCTCCAAGCGGCTgcagcagcagctcaacagaaggaTTTCAGGCAGACATTTTCATCGCTCCATCAAATAGAAGTGGCACCAAATCACACTCACCTTGCGATGCTGATGGTCATAAGAAATCTCACACTGACGACAAACTCCGCAAATGCTTTCTgtgtgggaaaacctttgctaCCAAGAAAACTTGTCATCAGCATATAAGGAGGCACACtgacgaaaaacctttttcctgcttagtttgtgatcaaagattcgCTCAAAAGCAATATTTGAAAGCACACGTAAGAACCCACActagcgaaaaacctttttcctgctcagtttgtggtcaaggattcgctGAAAAAGGAAACTTGAAAAAACACaatagaacccacactggcgaaaaacctttttcctgctcagtttgtggtagaAGATTCTCTCTAAAGCAGCACCGACAAAgtcacgaaagaacccacactggcgaaaaacctttttcctgctcagtttgtggtcaaagattcgctcaAAAGCATTATCTGAAAGTacacataagaacccacactggcgaaaaccctttttcctgttcagtttgtggtcaaagattcgctcTAAAGACACACTTGAAAgaccacacaagaacccacactggcgaaaaaccgttttcctgctccgtttgtggtcaaggattctatGTAAAGCAACACCTACAATgtcacgaaagaacccacactggtgaaaaacctttttcctgctcagtttgtggtcaaagattctctcaaaaacaaaacttaaaaagacACATAAGaaaccacactggcgaaaaacctttttcctgttcagtttgtggtcaaagattcgctcaaaagcaaaacttacaaagtcacgaaagaacccacactggcgaaaacccTTTTTCCTGTttggtttgtggtcaaagattcacacAAAAGGAATACTTGAAAgtgcacacaagaacccacactggtgaaaaacctttttcctgctcagtttgtgataaaAAATTCAGTCTCAAGAGCACGTTAAAAaaccacacaagaacccacactggcgaaaaacctttttcctgctcagtttgtgaatAAAGATTTGCTCTAAAGGGAAATCTGACAAAacacataagaacccacactggcgaaaaacctttttcctgctcagtttgtggtcaaagatttgcTCAGAAGGATCAGATGAAGAGACACGTGTGTGTTGCTGTGATAAGTAGTGGCCAATGACTGTTCTGCCTGTCATCCATGCTGGCTTCATCGGATTTTGCATGCAGTTTAGGTTAGGGGTGGGGGTTACGTTCGTATTGGTGGTACACTTTATTTTTGtgattgcatttttgttttgacTTCGCCATTTTGTGTTTTACCTTTTCTGGCCATCAACGCCTTCCCCTCGGTTCTCTC
This sequence is a window from Corythoichthys intestinalis isolate RoL2023-P3 chromosome 13, ASM3026506v1, whole genome shotgun sequence. Protein-coding genes within it:
- the LOC130928046 gene encoding gastrula zinc finger protein XlCGF57.1-like isoform X1, with the protein product MSDVSQAHRPEHLESARMEEAEDSPYIKKVEEKFVHIKEEQEEFLIRLQDPHIKEQQQPHPLKKEEEDPPYVKVEVVDIPKWTVEPLKGEDGGPSDASRGAELSNGSSSSSKEGSQADNLIARPSDCDDFTSHSLFYLYVSQAHYPEHPESACIKDEEEEAPSIKEEFIHIKGFRGYLAGRQELESPGVKEDVELPQIKEEEEPEPCQEKQLPIKKEEKELPCFKEEVEEDHITRSNGEPLKSEDGASEAGRGVVPPSGCSSSSTEGFQADIFIAPSNRSGTKSHSPCDADGHKKSHTDDKLRKCFLCGKTFATKKTCHQHIRRHTDEKPFSCLVCDQRFAQKQYLKAHVRTHTSEKPFSCSVCGQGFAEKGNLKKHNRTHTGEKPFSCSVCGRRFSLKQHRQSHERTHTGEKPFSCSVCGQRFAQKHYLKVHIRTHTGENPFSCSVCGQRFALKTHLKDHTRTHTGEKPFSCSVCGQGFYVKQHLQCHERTHTGEKPFSCSVCGQRFSQKQNLKRHIRNHTGEKPFSCSVCGQRFAQKQNLQSHERTHTGENPFSCLVCGQRFTQKEYLKVHTRTHTGEKPFSCSVCDKKFSLKSTLKNHTRTHTGEKPFSCSVCE